In the genome of Gloeocapsa sp. DLM2.Bin57, one region contains:
- a CDS encoding hydroxymethylbilane synthase — MTVSSPSRTIRIGSRKSQLALVQTHWVQGELAKNFPNISFEVIEMSTQGDKILDVALAKIGDKGLFTKELEQGMLNQDIDFAVHSLKDLPTKLPDGLILGCVTERVNPADALVVNAKHQDKQLDTLPEGAVIGTSSLRRLAQLRHYYPHLAFKDVRGNVNTRLAKLDAGEYDAIILAVAGLERLGMSDRIHQVIPAEISLHAVGQGALGIECRQGDQEILPVIKVLEDIPTRDRTLAERAFLRELEGGCQVPIGVNTSITEENLTLMGMVASLDGQTLIKDQVTGKTSSAEALGVELAQKLRQKGAGEILAAIFAEIQR, encoded by the coding sequence ATGACCGTTTCTAGCCCTTCTCGTACGATTCGTATCGGTTCACGTAAAAGTCAATTAGCTTTAGTACAGACTCATTGGGTACAAGGAGAATTAGCCAAAAACTTTCCCAATATCTCCTTTGAAGTAATAGAGATGAGTACCCAAGGGGATAAAATCTTAGATGTAGCCCTAGCTAAAATAGGCGATAAAGGTTTATTTACCAAAGAATTAGAGCAAGGAATGCTCAATCAAGACATAGACTTTGCGGTACATTCTCTTAAAGACTTACCCACTAAACTTCCCGATGGTTTAATTCTTGGTTGTGTTACCGAAAGAGTCAACCCAGCAGATGCTCTGGTAGTTAACGCTAAACACCAGGATAAACAACTAGACACCCTCCCCGAAGGAGCAGTAATCGGTACATCCTCTTTACGGAGATTAGCACAACTAAGACATTACTACCCTCATCTAGCTTTTAAAGATGTGCGCGGTAATGTTAATACCAGACTAGCCAAATTAGACGCGGGAGAATATGACGCCATTATTCTAGCCGTAGCAGGTTTAGAACGTCTCGGGATGAGCGATCGCATTCATCAGGTTATACCAGCTGAAATATCCCTACACGCTGTCGGACAAGGAGCCCTCGGGATCGAATGTCGTCAAGGTGATCAAGAAATTCTCCCAGTCATTAAAGTCCTCGAAGACATCCCCACACGCGATCGCACTTTAGCAGAAAGAGCATTTTTAAGAGAATTAGAAGGAGGTTGTCAAGTTCCCATCGGTGTCAATACCAGTATCACAGAAGAGAATCTTACCCTGATGGGAATGGTAGCTAGTTTAGACGGTCAAACCCTGATTAAAGACCAAGTTACGGGAAAAACAAGTTCAGCAGAAGCCCTAGGAGTAGAATTAGCCCAAAAACTCCGCCAAAAAGGAGCAGGAGAGATTCTCGCGGCTATTTTTGCCGAAATTCAACGTTAA
- a CDS encoding TIGR00300 family protein has protein sequence MTEPIRFLMCAPKHYDVDYVINPWMEGNIHKSSPEKAVEQWEKLYHVIKEHAIVDLVEPAKGWPDMVFTANAGLVLGDNVVISRFFHPERQGEEPYFKEWFAAKGFTVQELPKDLPFEGAGDALFDREGRWLWAGYGFRSELDSHPYLAKWLDTEVLSLRLVDERFYHLDTCFCPLSGGYLLYYPPAFDSYSNRLIEMRIPAEKRIAIAEADAVNFACNAVNINSLVIMNQVSDNLKQRLNARGFQVIETPLTEFLKAGGAAKCLTLRVTEPRLPDVHATTAVESRTIRMEGHLLDAGIMNQALDLIVESGGSFQVLNFHLGEQRASTSVADVRISAPSHDIMEDIMTQLIDLGAVAPPAEICDTNLEVVTKDGVAPDDFYVTTIYPTEVRVNCQWVKVQNQRMDGAIVVSQTPSGLEATCKILRDLQVGDQVIVGVEGIRSGRKNLTRETQSNQEFSFMGAGVSSERRVELLVEQIAWEMRHIRDQGGKVVVTAGPVVIHTGGAQHLSRLIREGYVQALLGGNAIAVHDIEQAMMGTSLGVDMQRGIPVKGGHRHHLKVINSIRRYGSIAGAVAAGVITQGVMYECVRNQVPFCLAGSIRDDGPLPDTEMDLIKAQTEYARLLEGADMVLMLSTMLHSIGVGNMTPAGVKMVCVDINPAVVTKLSDRGSIESIGIVTDVGLFLSLLINQLEQLTTAYEPVQV, from the coding sequence ATGACTGAACCGATTCGTTTTCTGATGTGCGCACCAAAGCACTACGACGTTGACTACGTAATTAACCCCTGGATGGAAGGGAACATACATAAATCATCACCAGAAAAAGCAGTAGAGCAATGGGAAAAACTATATCACGTAATTAAAGAACACGCTATAGTAGATTTGGTAGAGCCTGCCAAGGGTTGGCCCGATATGGTATTTACCGCTAACGCGGGACTAGTATTAGGTGATAACGTAGTTATCAGTCGCTTCTTTCACCCCGAGCGTCAAGGAGAAGAACCCTATTTTAAAGAATGGTTCGCCGCCAAAGGTTTTACAGTACAAGAATTACCTAAAGATTTACCCTTTGAAGGAGCAGGAGACGCACTCTTTGACAGAGAAGGGCGTTGGTTATGGGCCGGTTATGGTTTCCGCTCAGAATTAGACTCACACCCCTATTTAGCCAAATGGTTAGACACAGAGGTACTATCACTACGGTTAGTGGATGAACGATTTTATCATCTCGATACTTGTTTTTGTCCTTTGAGTGGAGGTTATCTGCTCTATTATCCTCCCGCTTTTGATAGTTATTCTAATCGCTTGATTGAGATGCGCATTCCTGCAGAAAAAAGAATAGCGATCGCCGAAGCAGACGCCGTGAACTTTGCTTGTAACGCGGTAAATATCAATAGCTTGGTGATTATGAACCAAGTCAGTGATAACTTAAAACAAAGATTAAATGCTCGTGGATTCCAAGTAATTGAGACTCCTTTAACCGAATTTCTCAAAGCAGGTGGTGCTGCTAAATGTCTAACCCTGAGAGTAACTGAACCTAGACTACCCGATGTCCACGCAACCACAGCGGTAGAAAGTCGCACCATACGCATGGAAGGACATTTACTCGACGCGGGAATTATGAATCAAGCTCTAGATTTAATTGTAGAATCAGGGGGAAGTTTCCAAGTTCTTAACTTCCATCTCGGAGAACAAAGAGCGAGTACTTCTGTAGCGGATGTGCGCATATCAGCTCCTTCTCACGACATAATGGAAGACATTATGACTCAATTAATCGATTTAGGTGCGGTAGCTCCTCCCGCTGAAATATGCGATACCAACCTAGAAGTAGTGACTAAAGATGGTGTAGCCCCAGATGATTTTTATGTTACTACGATTTATCCCACAGAAGTCAGAGTCAATTGTCAGTGGGTAAAAGTCCAAAATCAACGCATGGATGGAGCTATAGTAGTAAGTCAAACCCCATCAGGACTAGAAGCAACTTGTAAAATTCTGCGCGACTTACAAGTAGGAGATCAAGTTATAGTCGGTGTCGAAGGTATTAGAAGCGGTCGTAAAAACTTGACTAGAGAAACTCAATCAAATCAAGAATTTAGCTTCATGGGAGCAGGTGTATCCAGTGAACGTCGCGTTGAGTTATTAGTAGAACAAATAGCCTGGGAAATGCGCCATATTCGCGACCAGGGAGGTAAAGTAGTAGTAACAGCAGGACCTGTAGTAATTCATACAGGAGGAGCACAACACCTCTCTAGACTGATTAGAGAAGGTTATGTCCAAGCTTTACTAGGCGGAAACGCGATCGCCGTTCATGATATCGAACAAGCGATGATGGGAACTTCTCTCGGTGTAGATATGCAGCGGGGAATACCCGTTAAAGGTGGACATCGTCACCATCTCAAGGTAATTAATAGCATCCGTCGCTACGGTAGCATAGCAGGAGCAGTAGCAGCAGGAGTAATTACTCAAGGGGTAATGTATGAATGCGTCCGCAATCAAGTACCCTTCTGTTTAGCCGGTTCAATTCGTGATGATGGTCCTCTACCGGATACAGAAATGGATTTAATCAAAGCCCAAACAGAATACGCCAGACTATTAGAAGGAGCAGACATGGTATTAATGCTATCTACTATGCTCCACTCCATAGGTGTAGGTAATATGACTCCGGCTGGTGTAAAAATGGTTTGTGTAGATATTAACCCAGCAGTTGTGACTAAATTAAGCGATCGCGGCTCAATTGAATCCATTGGAATCGTTACCGACGTAGGTTTATTCTTGAGCTTACTAATTAACCAACTCGAACAGCTAACCACAGCTTACGAACCAGTTCAAGTCTAA